Part of the Prevotella communis genome is shown below.
TCTGAATTCAAAATTCTGAATTCTAATTTTATTTATGCCCTCGTGACTTGCGGCGACAGCATCGGACGAACGATGGAGATGCTGGATAAAGACCTCAGGAAGAAGGGATTGCGTCTGGACAGTGCCTTCTCACTCATCATGCCTGAGTCGTATGTCTGCCTGCCGTTTATGTATACCGACACGCCTGAGCGCGAGCACGAGAAAATCAGTAAGGCCAGCGAAGACCTGGACCGGTACACCGGGATGATTAAGGAAAGGAAAACGGGTGAGGTACATACCCAACGAGGACTGACACCCTGGACTTTCTCGCATGTGATTGGTGCCTATTTCAACAGCTACATGATAACGGACAAGAAATTCACGGTAGATACAGACCTGTGCATCCATTGCGGAAAATGCGCAAATGTTTGTCCTACAGGCGACCTACTGATGAAAGACGGCACACCTACATGGCTGCACGACGACTCATGCACCAACTGTCTGGCCTGCTATCACCATTGTCCGAAACACGCCATCAACTACGGCAGTATTACCCGCAAACGCGGACAATACTATTTTGGACACGAAAAGTGACGGATATCAGATGTGGAGGAAACGGGTGACCTTTCCCACGAGACTCTTATCCATATTGTCGATAAAGGCATCGAGGAAACGGGTACTCAGTTTCAGGGGTATCACATCATAGTCAGCCAGGACAGCAGGTATCAGCACACTATTGCCCTCACGCAACAGGAGTTCCTCGCCAGTGGCACGCAGACGGATATGACAATCGCCATCAATACACATCGTGATGACAAAACTGTCATATTTCAGCAGATTACGATGGAAGCTCTCAGGTGTCTCCGTGACGCGCACGCTGAAATAAGGTGAGTCGACTATCAGATTAGCACGGTTGATATTCTCGTCGTAGATAGTGCGGTATTCGCTCTCCACATGATAGTCGAGCGCCTGCGCAGCCAGTTCTGTATGCAACTCACGCGGCTTTCCATCCATACCCGGACGATTATAGTCAAAGATACGATAGGTCACATCCGACGACTGCTGGACCTCAGCCAACAGGATACCGGCACCGATAGCATGCACTCTGCCAGCCGGCAAATAGAACACGTCACCCGTCTTTACCTCATGACGGGCAAGCACATCCGTTATCGTGCCATCGGCAACATGCTGTTTATAAGCCTCGGGGGTTATCTCCTGCTTGAATCCGGCATAGAGATAACTCCCAGGCTTAGCGTCGATAATATACCACATCTCACTCTTTCCCATCTTGCCATGCTCACGCTGGGCCATCTCATCATTGGGGTGCACCTGAATGCTCAGGTCACGACGTGCGTCGATGAACTTCACCAACAGGGGCAGCTGACCGTGATAGTGCTCGTTGACAGCCTGTCCGAGGATATCCTCCGGGGCTTCATTGATAACAGATATCAGGTCACGTCCAGCATACTCGCCATTGGCTATAATGCTGGGACTGGATGGTACGGCACTAACCTCCCAACTCTCACCAATAGGCGTATCAGAGCCAGGCAGTTTCTTATAATGACAGAGACGGTCGCCTCCCCACACTACCTCGTGCAGGTTAGGCTGAAAGAGAAGTGGATACAGTTTCAATTCTTAACTCTCAACTCTTAACTCTTAATTCTTACAGCAGGTTGTTACGCTCAATATCTTTGAAGTAACGATAGGTACCAACTTTCAGTTCATCACAAGCGGCATCATCGGCCACGATAATACCATGCTGGTGCATCTGCAGGGCAGAGATAGTCCACATGTGGTTGACGCTACCCTCTACAGCAGCCTGCAAAGCACGACACTTGGCATGACCATTCACCAGGATCATCACCTCCTTAGCAGCCATGACAGTACCCACACCTACGGTGAGAGCCGTCTTTGGCACCTGGTTCACGTCATTGTCGAAGAAACGGCAGTTGGCGATAATCGTATCCGTAGTCAGGGTCTTCTGACGTGTACGGCTGGTCAGGCTAGAACCTGGCTCATTGAAAGCGATATGGCCATCGGGACCGATACCACCAAGGAAGAGGTCGATACCACCGAATTTCTCTATTTCCTTCTCGTAGTTGGCACACTCTGCAGCCAGATCATGCGCATTGCCATTGAGGATATGAATATTTTCCTTAGGACAGTCGATATGGTTGAACAGGTTTGTAAACATGAAAGAGTGGTAGCTCTCAGGATGCTCTACGGGCAGACCTACATACTCGTCCATATTAAAGGTTACGACATTCTTGAATGAAACCTTACCCTCCTGGTAAGCCTTCACCAAGCCACGATACATACCGATAGGAGATGAGCCTGTGGGGAGTCCAAGTACAAAAGGCTTTTCAGCTGTAGGTTTAGCAGCATTGATTTTAGCCACTACATAATTGGCAGCCCACTGCGACATTAAATCATAGTTCGGTTCAATAATTAATCTCATAAATTTAGTTTGTTTTTAAGTTAATAAATATAAAGTTTATTACTGCATTTTCTTATAGTACTTTCTTATCGTGCCATCACCACGCCGCTGGATGAAGAAACCAGCAGCACGGGGACTAGAGAGTTGGCATCCCAACATATCGTAGGTTTGAGGTTGAGAGTTTGAAGTTTGAGCTATTACATGTTCAACGACTGTTTTGTCGCCTCCCATGAAATCAAAAGATATCAATCCATCCTCCGTCATCCGGATATTCGTTATAGGCTTATCCAACAGATAATCACCAGCTCCATTAGGGTAGTTCATCTTAGGCGCAGGAACAGATGTCACCGTCAGTTCATTATTGACAAACGAGGTAGAATCAGTTGTCCACGGATAAGGCGATGTACTAAGATGGCGGTTTTGCATTCGTGGACTTACCGCATAGGTACCCAGTTCATTCTTAGTCACATAATCTCTCCAGACATCGTAATCCATATTGTCGGCATGCACCAGCTCAAAACGACGCGCATTAGCGTTATTGTTCACCGTGTTACCTCTCCATACAGAGCCGTCATAGTTGACATGATAGATAACCAGTCCCTTGCCTGGTGCCCCTGCATCCCAACCCTGATGCTGACGGTTCTCAAGGAGGAGCCATTCCGAGTCAGAATGCTTGATGCGATAGACCTTGCCCCCATCGGAAGCAGGTTTCAAGCCCGTAATGGTGGCAGGACTATCCAAGTCAGTAAAGGAGAGCCACCCCAGTATCCATTTCTCTATCGGCGTAAAATTGGGCGGACACCATCCATAATTGGTAAAATTACCACCATCCATCAAGTCCCACTCATCGCAAACGGAGTAAGCATTACCATTTACGGGATAGATATCCGGCAATCCCAAAGAATGTGTGAACTCATGGCAGGCTGTTCCTAAACCACAAGAAATAGGCTTACTACTAGGCCACAATTCGGCGCTACATGTATAATTTGATATTTTATAGCTATCGGGGGTTGTTATGGTGCTAAACGAAGATGTATTGGGCCAGATATGTCCATATGAAGCTTCATTATTCACATTGCCAGTACAT
Proteins encoded:
- the nagB gene encoding glucosamine-6-phosphate deaminase translates to MRLIIEPNYDLMSQWAANYVVAKINAAKPTAEKPFVLGLPTGSSPIGMYRGLVKAYQEGKVSFKNVVTFNMDEYVGLPVEHPESYHSFMFTNLFNHIDCPKENIHILNGNAHDLAAECANYEKEIEKFGGIDLFLGGIGPDGHIAFNEPGSSLTSRTRQKTLTTDTIIANCRFFDNDVNQVPKTALTVGVGTVMAAKEVMILVNGHAKCRALQAAVEGSVNHMWTISALQMHQHGIIVADDAACDELKVGTYRYFKDIERNNLL
- a CDS encoding M6 family metalloprotease domain-containing protein yields the protein MRKINIICLLALLMMPIYGHAQREFAPVHGDCLPDNTDDAMVSHRAGVKKLPAAKTNWDPEKTYRQLVILVEFSDTTFSYSSTPNTFYHKMFNESGFNDGNGPGCVADYFRDQSNGILNLQFDVYGPVKVSKSSQPYSNPTKSTRNYGKDAFIEATNKVIEDNPGMDFSVYDWDGDRYVEQVIYVYAGCTGNVNNEASYGHIWPNTSSFSTITTPDSYKISNYTCSAELWPSSKPISCGLGTACHEFTHSLGLPDIYPVNGNAYSVCDEWDLMDGGNFTNYGWCPPNFTPIEKWILGWLSFTDLDSPATITGLKPASDGGKVYRIKHSDSEWLLLENRQHQGWDAGAPGKGLVIYHVNYDGSVWRGNTVNNNANARRFELVHADNMDYDVWRDYVTKNELGTYAVSPRMQNRHLSTSPYPWTTDSTSFVNNELTVTSVPAPKMNYPNGAGDYLLDKPITNIRMTEDGLISFDFMGGDKTVVEHVIAQTSNSQPQTYDMLGCQLSSPRAAGFFIQRRGDGTIRKYYKKMQ
- a CDS encoding type I phosphomannose isomerase catalytic subunit, with the translated sequence MKLYPLLFQPNLHEVVWGGDRLCHYKKLPGSDTPIGESWEVSAVPSSPSIIANGEYAGRDLISVINEAPEDILGQAVNEHYHGQLPLLVKFIDARRDLSIQVHPNDEMAQREHGKMGKSEMWYIIDAKPGSYLYAGFKQEITPEAYKQHVADGTITDVLARHEVKTGDVFYLPAGRVHAIGAGILLAEVQQSSDVTYRIFDYNRPGMDGKPRELHTELAAQALDYHVESEYRTIYDENINRANLIVDSPYFSVRVTETPESFHRNLLKYDSFVITMCIDGDCHIRLRATGEELLLREGNSVLIPAVLADYDVIPLKLSTRFLDAFIDNMDKSLVGKVTRFLHI
- a CDS encoding EFR1 family ferrodoxin (N-terminal region resembles flavodoxins. C-terminal ferrodoxin region binds two 4Fe-4S clusters.), with the protein product MIFYFSGTGNTRWAAERLAQETGERLLFIPDEMKKGKCEYELQEGERLGFCFPVHGWQPPRIVRKFIDNSEFKILNSNFIYALVTCGDSIGRTMEMLDKDLRKKGLRLDSAFSLIMPESYVCLPFMYTDTPEREHEKISKASEDLDRYTGMIKERKTGEVHTQRGLTPWTFSHVIGAYFNSYMITDKKFTVDTDLCIHCGKCANVCPTGDLLMKDGTPTWLHDDSCTNCLACYHHCPKHAINYGSITRKRGQYYFGHEK